The sequence below is a genomic window from bacterium.
AGATCTCACAGGCGGTGCGGGTGTGGATATCCTCTCCCTGCTGGAAGGCCCGGATCAGAATAGGGTCCTGGGAGAGGTGGGCCAGAATCCGAAGCTCCACCTGAGAATAGTCGGCGCTGAGCAGCACGCAGCCTTTTTCCGGAACAAAAGCCTCCCTGATCCTTCTGCCCAGTTCAGTGCGGATCGGAATATTCTGCAGGTTGGGCTCGCTGCTGCTCAATCTGCCGGTGGCGGTAACCGTCTGGTTGAATGAAGTATGGACCCGGCCGGTCTGATTATTAATCAGGCACGGCAGGGCATCCACATAGGTGGATTTCAATTTTTTCAACTGGCGGTACTCGAGCATCACCAGGGGCAGCTCATACTGTTTCTGGGCCAGTTCCGTGAGCACATCCACATCGGTGGAGAAGCCGTTTTTGGTCCGCTTCTTGACCGGCAGGCGGAGCTTGTCGAACAGAATATACCCCAATTGCTTGGGAGAGTCGATGTTGAAGGTCTCACCGGCCAGAGTGTGGATCTGCCGGGTCAATTCCTGCAATCTGATATCCAGCTCGCGCGACATCAGGGACAGGCTTTCGGTATCGATCTTTACCCCTTCCCGCTCCATATGGGCCAATATCTTGACCAGGGGAAGCTCGATCGTGGAGAAGAGGGGGAAAAGCCCTTCCTGCTCGATTTTGGGACGCAGGATATTCGTCAATTGAAAGGTAATATCCGCATCCTCGCAGGAATAAAAACTGGCCTGGTTTATCTCTACCTGATCGAAGGTCAGCCCGTTCTTTCCACTCCCCACCAGTTGCTTGTAGGTCAGCATCTGATAATTCAGGTATTCCAGGGCGATCACCTCCAGGTTGTGCTGTGCACGGCTGGGGTTGAGCAGATAGGAGGCGATCATGGTATCGAACGAAATGCCCTGCAATTCGATGCCATAGCGGAAGAGGACCAGGTAATCGTACTTGATGTTCTGGCCGACCTTTTTGATTCTGCCATCTTCGAGGATTGGCCGAAGCCGATCCAGTACAAATTTCATGTCCAACTGCCGGGGGCAGGAGAGATAGCTGTGGGCAAGGGGAATGTAATACGCCTGGTGGGGGGTGAAGGCAAAGGAAATCCCTACCAGTCTGGCCAGCATGGGGTCTTTGCTGGTGGTTTCAAGGTCCACGGCAAACTCTGGTGCTGTCTGCAACCGGGAGAGCAGATTCTCGAACATCTCCTCGCTGAGAACAGGGCGGTAATCCTGCTGAGCGGGTTTCACCGGCTCCTTAGCCGGAGCATCGGGAATCTGCTTCAGGAGGGAGAAAAACTCCATCTCTCTCAGGAATTGGGTGAGGTTATCCCGGTCCGGCGGCTGAACCCGGAATTCATCCACCTGAAAAGTTACCGGCACATCCCGGTGGATCGTAGCCAGAAACCTGCTCTGCTCGGCCTGCTCCCTGTGCGCGATGATCTGTTCGCGCAATTTGGGCCGCTTGATTTCCGAAGCCCTGGCCAGAAGGTTATCCAGGCTGCCGAATTCCAGGAGAAGGTCGCGGGCGGTTTTTTCTCCGACACCGGGAACTCCGGGGATGTTATCGATCTTGTCTCCGGTCAGGGCAAGAAGATCCACAATGCGGTCCGGCCCGACTCCATAGCGATCCCTCACCTTTTCCGCATCATAAAAAGCCCGCTCCTTCTGCCGCTGCTCCCGGATAACCTGAACATGCGGGCCAATAAGCTGAAAGGCATCCTTATCCCCGGTGATAATGAAAATATCGAAGGCATCACGCATCCTCTCGGCTATGGTGCCGATAACGTCATCAGCCTCATAGCCCGGCACCTCCAGGGTGAAGATGCGAAAAAGCGAGACAATTTTCTTGATAGCCGGTATCTGCTCCAGCAATTCGTCCGGCATTTGAGGCCGGTTGCTCTTGTAGCCGGCAAAAGATTCATGCCGGAAAGTCGAGCCCTTGACATCAAAGGCCACGGCCAGAAAGTCCGGCTTGTCTTCCCTGATTACCCGAAGCAGCATGGTGGTAAAGCCAAAAACAGCATTCGTGGGAACCCCTTTCGAGGTGGAAAGATGGGGCATGGCATAATAAGCCCGGTAGATATAGGAATTCCCGTCAATCAGATAAAGCCTTGGGCGGTCTTGTCGCATTTCTTCATTCATTTTTTATTTTATTTCACCTTTGTGTTGTTTTATCTTTATCCTGTCTTACC
It includes:
- the polA gene encoding DNA polymerase I; the encoded protein is MNEEMRQDRPRLYLIDGNSYIYRAYYAMPHLSTSKGVPTNAVFGFTTMLLRVIREDKPDFLAVAFDVKGSTFRHESFAGYKSNRPQMPDELLEQIPAIKKIVSLFRIFTLEVPGYEADDVIGTIAERMRDAFDIFIITGDKDAFQLIGPHVQVIREQRQKERAFYDAEKVRDRYGVGPDRIVDLLALTGDKIDNIPGVPGVGEKTARDLLLEFGSLDNLLARASEIKRPKLREQIIAHREQAEQSRFLATIHRDVPVTFQVDEFRVQPPDRDNLTQFLREMEFFSLLKQIPDAPAKEPVKPAQQDYRPVLSEEMFENLLSRLQTAPEFAVDLETTSKDPMLARLVGISFAFTPHQAYYIPLAHSYLSCPRQLDMKFVLDRLRPILEDGRIKKVGQNIKYDYLVLFRYGIELQGISFDTMIASYLLNPSRAQHNLEVIALEYLNYQMLTYKQLVGSGKNGLTFDQVEINQASFYSCEDADITFQLTNILRPKIEQEGLFPLFSTIELPLVKILAHMEREGVKIDTESLSLMSRELDIRLQELTRQIHTLAGETFNIDSPKQLGYILFDKLRLPVKKRTKNGFSTDVDVLTELAQKQYELPLVMLEYRQLKKLKSTYVDALPCLINNQTGRVHTSFNQTVTATGRLSSSEPNLQNIPIRTELGRRIREAFVPEKGCVLLSADYSQVELRILAHLSQDPILIRAFQQGEDIHTRTACEIFGITPQMINGELRRRAKVVNFGIIYGMSPFGLAKDLGISRTTANEYIENYFLRYAGVKAFLDQVIQQARETGYVTTMFNRKRHLPELHASDKNIRQMAERMAINTPVQGTAADIIKLAMIRIFNRLREPSLSASARMILQIHDELLFEVPEGDVEEITRLVRSEMEHVIQMSIPLKVDIGLGSSWARAH